tgtctctcctcccgtccactcctccttccctccagcgcctggctggctgctgcctctgagcagggccaggtgggttgctgagcagcccctgcccccAGGGCGGCAGCAGGCTGGTGCCCAGGGTGGTGGCGCGAGCTGGGAGCTCCAGCCAGCTCCCTTGGTGCTGTGGTGCTGTTCAGTGGAGCAAGCGGGAATGGGGGCCGTGTACCTGGGTCTTGGCGATCCTGTTAATACACTTTTTGCCTTAATTGGGACCGGTGCGTGGACTGAGAGAGCCATCGATCCCTCCAGCCTGGAAGCCAGGTGGCCtctcatccttcctcctcctccagctcttgTGAGCGTCTTCTCCCGAGCTTCCTGCACCAGGGCTGTGCCGTGCAATTCCAAGCGGAGCTGGGCGGGAGGGTCAggtctgccctgccctgccggcccGGTCTATATACTGGCTATATAGAGTGCAGCTCCGCTCTGGAATCTGCTCCTCAACCACCCGGCGCGCCAGAACACGTCACTCCCTCCTCTGTCTCGTTCTGTCCTTCCCCCCTGGACCTCACGCCTGTCCACGCTGCTCACTGtgccctgccctcctgcagcctgtgcttgtgagcccTCCCCCTCCGAGTCTCACTGAATGGCCTTGGAGCGCAGCGGCGCCTGGTCCCGTCCCGCCCTGCATCGCGCACCCCCAGAGCATGTGAGAGCAGAGCAGCATCTGCCCGGGGAAGGGGAACTGCATTGATACGTGtctcttgttttctctcttcctccccccctccccgactGGGCTGCGGTCACTggcttccccctctctcttccctgcccCCAGGAAGCACGCAGACTGTCCGCAGTTGCTGGACGTGGAGGACATGATCCGGATGCGCGAGCCGGATTGGaagtgtgtgtacacatacattCAGGAATTCTATCGCTGCCTGGTCCAGAAGGGGCTGGTAAAAACCAAAAAGTCGTAGCCTATTTGCACCCCTGGGAGCGATGGTGAGAATCTTCCTGTCGAACTACCGCCCACGTGCCCGCTGCCCACCCCCCACAGCTTGGCCGTGCTCTcggcagaggggctggggagcagccacCAGGTCTTGGGAAGGGCATGGGGGGGTCGGGTGGGTGAGGGTCGTGGCTTCTCGTCGGCCCAGGGTGCAGAGCTGTGGCCCCCCTGCCAGGAGAGGGGACGGAGGTGACTGGCTTGCTACCAGCCCCGGCCTCGGTCCTCCCAGTAAACGCTGCTCGTGGGGAGGGCGGGTGGGAGGAAGCTGGGGGTCGCGGTGGGGAGTGCTGTGTCAGCCCGGGCGGGCTGATCGCTCTCCAGCCGCCGGGGTTGGCAGCCGGGGGAACGGAGGTGTCGTGGCACTCACGTGCTCTCCTCCTAGCTTGCCGGTCCAGCCCGGGGGATTCGCTGCTGGGGATTGCTGCTTCGGTTACGCTTGAGCTCAGCAGCAGGATCCCGGAGCAGCACCGCCTGGGTTAGGGGCGAGCGCGAGGATGAGCCGTCGTCTGCCCCTCGCGGGGGTCCGATCGCTTCCCGGGATGCCCCAGCCTCACTGCTTGCActtcctgcctccttcccctgccctgggCTTTGGGGGTGGCTGCCTGGGCGTGCGGGGGCTGCAGGCCCtcgacccccccgccccgcggagGGAGCCGCTGGCCtcggccggggggctgcgcggggtgcTGCGCTGCAGGGTCAGGCGTGGGTGACGGTGCTCTCCCGGCGAGGTGCTGCCTGCTCATATATGGGCAAGAGAGGGGAGCCTGGAAAGTGTGACTCAAGGCTTCAGTCCTGCCTCTCGGAGTGTTTGTGCCTGTCTTCAGGGGCATCCCAGCTGGTGCTGGAGCCTCCTCTCCCCCGGCTCCATGGTGCACGAGCACACCGAGCCCTAAACAATGTCTTTATAAGGGCAGAAACTGTCTCCGTGGGCTGCCTTAGCTTTTCCATCAGGCAGGGCTGAGCACAAGCCGGGGCTGACTGCAGTGGGGGTGTTGCTGCTTCCCAAAACCTGGACAGGTGCTTCCCCAAGGTGCTGCGCACGTTCCCTCAGGCAGCCGAATCACGaggtggggcaggggctgggcaggcccCCGGGTTCGGAGCCCGTTGTTCCCACAGCCTCTTCGGCTCCAGCTCTGTAGAGGCTTGGTGAGATGAGCAGGGGTGGCAGGGCATGAAAGAGGGGCAGCAATAGAGCTGACCGTGGGACTGGTCCAAGCCCTGGCACGTGCATGAGTCCCATGGTGACCCAGGTGTGGAAGCAGGCTGCAGCACCGATGCAGAGGCCAGGGGCAACAGGGCTTGCCTTGACTCCTCTTTCtagctcctgtgcccatgcccccACCAGCTCCCTGCCTGGAGGCCTGGAACTGGCTCCAGGTCTGTCCTGGGCTGTGCTCgcaccagccctgcagcccctctgctccagggctgcagcacggGGCTGCCCCAGGCGTGGGGCTGCGGCgagctggggctgggagggagcgaTGGGgtgtgtggcaggctgtgctggagGGGACTGTGATGTGCAGCAAGGTCAGCGGGGTCTCTGCAgcctggggagagggagaagggttGGGGGAGCATTGCAGGGGTGGGCACTAGTGGGGGATAGTTGTTTATCCCTCTAATGCTGTACCAGCTGCCCTTGGCCAGCCCCTTGCTAGGGCTAGAGCCCTTGGCTGGACAGTGGCTGTGGTGCCTGGGGACCAGACTGCACGGCTGCCTGGTTCTTCCTGGGCTGCGTGGGAGGGAGCCCCTCTGACTCTACCGGACAgctttcccagctccccttccctgaGTGGCTGGATCAGGGGACATGGTGCTGCGGCATCTTGGTGTCTGAGGTGGgggcctgccccaggctgctgccccTTCCCACCAGGACTGGGGTAACAAGGCAGGGGTGGAGCCCTTCCCACCCTCCTCGTTGAGAAGGGCCcgctcacctcatgtggctgGTGGGGGGCTGGTGAGAGCTGGGCCTGGGTGGGTGCTCCTCACCTTGCCCCAGCTCTGCGCTCCTTCCTTGGACACAGCATGGAAGTCCGGAGCAAGGCCCTGGGCCACTGCTCCCCTCTGTGTCCCAGGACTTTAGTGTTGAGCCTGCTTGGACCCAGCCCAGCGCAGGGACATGCCGCTTGGGCGTTGTGCAGCCTCTGGGTGCTGGcccaggctctgctccaggcagCCTGTAGGAACAGTGTTTCTGTGTGGGGCACGAGCGCCAGTAACACACCGTGCCCTGGAGGCCTCTGGCACCTTCCTCTCTTgggtgctggtgcctgcagcGCTGTCGGGCCAAGGCCGGCGGCAGGGGTGCAgctactgctgcagagcagcactgaagCTCCTTGGAGCTTCGTCCAGGCGGCCCGGGCCGTAGCTACCTGGGGCGGTGCCATGGGGGTCAGCTGTGAGCCGCAGCCAggccggcagcagcagggcagcctgTGTTTGCTGGGGTGCTCCTAAGCACACCTCCACCTGCCCCAGGTATGGGCAGAAGGACGAGGTGGTGGAGCGGGCTGGTTGCCCCCGTCTACCTCCTGCCCCTCCTTCTGtacctcctccccctccctccctggctcccaaaggtcCCCACGGCTCCCTTGCAGCCAGGCTTAGGGCTGCTCGGAGGGACCCTCTGCCTTGCAACCCGCAGGCCCTGGGAGGGGAGGCCCTGGCTCGGGGATGAGCAGTTTGCCTCCCCGAGGAGCGAGGCAGGGTGGCGCTGGCAGGGCAAGGGGCAGCTTTGCTGCGGGCGCCCCAGGGGCAGCGTGTGGGTGAGCGTTCCCTGCTGCGGCTCCACTGGGGCGAGGGCAGCAACGAAGGCCTGGGCTGCTCCGGCTGTGGCCCCAGGCCCTGCCTGAGCCCTCTCCGCCTGGAGCAGGCCTGCTGCCAGCGCTCCGGGGGCTGCGGGCTGTGCCCTGGCGGGAGCTGGGACAGGGCCATGGcgcagccctgcagagcagccccGAGGCCTCCTGGCCCGGGGGAGGTGTGCGGTGGCCGTGCACAGCAGCACTGAGATGTTCAAAGCTGCGCGACATCCAGcccaccagcagctctggcaCTGCTGTAACGCACTCGGCAACCGCGGCCCCTTGTTTTGGGCTCTGACCGAGCGCGTGGATGAGCAGGAGGCTAGTGGAGCAGGAAGGAAGCAGTGGGGACACAGAGGGCCAAGGTATGTGGCAGGAGTAAGGGGTGGAGATGTGATCAAGAACCCCTTGTGACTGCACCACAGCCCCATTGCCTTTCCCTGGACCGTCCTTGGTTGGAGGTGGTGGGGTGTCCGAACAGGTTTCTTTCCCCAAAACACCAGCATcagctggagaaggaaggaggtggCCGAGGTGGGCACGCCCTGCTCTGAGAGAGAGGGGTTGTGGGGGGAAAGAGGGcagcaggctggagaagaggTGACTGCAGGCACCCAGGATGTGGGCAAGCCAGTAGGTGGACAGAGACCACTCCTGGGGGCCAGAGAGGTGGCTGCTAGGCTTAGCCTAGGCATAGCAGTTGACACAGTGCAGGCAAGGTGGCTGCCCCCATCCTTGTAGGCACCACGAGCTCTTCCCAGAGCCAGGagtgacgggggggggggggggtgtgtgtgtctgtgagcgCTGGGGGCCAAGCAGGAGCTGAGTGGGATCAGGGCAGAGATGCCCAGTCTGGGTGGGCCCCTGGGTGGCACGGTCACGTCCTGGCCTTCTGCAGGCAGGGACAGCCTGTGTGGTGGCCATGCTAAGGGCTATGTCTCCCCAGGATGCTGGTGGACTGCGTGCCCCTGGTGGAGGTGGAAGACATGATGATCATGGGGAAGAAGCCGGACTCCAAGTGCGTCTTTACCTACGTGCAGTCTCTCTACAATCACCTGCGTCGCCACGAGTTGCGCTTGCGGCAGAAAGAATGCtagagcctggcctggcctgcagCTGACCAACACCTcaccgcccccctctccccccagggACGCTGGTGCGCGGAGGAGCTGCCCGCCCCAGCGGAGAGGCTGGCAGGAGGAGCCCAGTGATGCTGAGGGATTGGCGCTGAGGAGGGGGGGCTCTGCCATCCTGGGTTACCCCACGCTTGGGCCTTGCTGGAGCTCCCTCTGTCAGCCTCTGCCCGCGGCTGGCTGAGAGCTGaacctgcaggcagggcaggacGGAGTCAGGTGGCCCCTGCCAAGGATGCCACCTCCCTGCTTCCAGCtgggctctcctcctcccctcctgctctcTATTGTATTAAGTTATTTGTCCTCAAGGAGTTGTTCGTATTGTGGGCAGCGCCCCTGCTCCCTCAGGGAGGCCAGGGCACAGCTGTGCCCCTCAGGCCTTGGGCCTGCTTGGGTCCCTGCATCCAGCAGTCTGGGCGGGCTCGTGGGGCTCTTGGCCACCCCCCCCAGCCAGCCGGCCCTGAGAGCCAGGGCCCACCTGGCCCACGTCTCTGTCAGGAGTTGCTGGTTACGGTGCATCCATGAGACAGAGCACCCGGTTCTCCAGGCGGCCCCAGAGACAGCTGCTCTCCTTGGCATCGCGCAAGGAAGCCTCTCTGCCCACCACAGTCCCTGCTCGGTGCCACCTCCCTCAGGATGGCTCCACGGCACCCGTGCTGACACCCTGCTTCCCACCGCGCACCTGTGCCCAGGGGCACTTCCACACCGGGGATCTGCAGCATCTTTGTGCTGGGGAGCTGGAGGGGTGATGGGGAGGGCTCAAAGGGAAACGAGGGGCCCGAGGTGcaggccggggccgcgggcccaGCCAGcccctgctctcctccccagctctgggcactgtGTGCTCAGCACCACTCACCCCTTCATCACTGTCTCTACACCTGCGTTGACACGTGTACCAACACCAGCCAGACAATAAAGGTTTATTCTACAGGGTGACGGCTCTACCTCAGATCCTTGTCTCCCAACTCTTCCCAGTGACACGGCTGCTTCATGCCACCAGAGCACATCACCGAGGCTTAGTGCCCTCTCCTTATCCAGAGGACGCGTTCCTAGCACTGCTCTTTCAGAGCCGACCCCTCTGCCTCCGAGCGAGGCGATGGGCACGCGCACCTCCTCCTGGACAGGGACAACTGCTGGAGCTAAGGGGCACTGCTGGTGTCTCGCCTAGCTGAGGGCCGTTGGCTTATTGCCTGCTGCCACAGGCAGTAGGGTGGGAAAGACCTCACGCTTCCACCagggctgtgctgagccagcTCCTGAACCTCTGTGGGCTTCTCTGCAGACACTGCATCTGCTCCCTCCGCTCTGATCTGCTGCCAGAGAGCAAACGCCCTGGGCGAGCACCGGGAACAGCCAGGCTTCAGCTCGGCCGCTGCAGGACCTCGCCCAAGGGCCATATCCCATGTCTCTGCTTCCCAAGCAGAAGCAACGGTGACCCAAAGCTGCGGCGCCTGAGGCATCCAACAAGTAGGGGGGCTGCGCAGGCACAGCCCAGTGAGACTGTGTGGGCTGGTTTGTCACCTTGCCAGCAACAACTTGTACCCAGGGCCACCCTGCGAACTCCCCCCACCTCTGCAAGCACTCAGCTCCACCAGGCACTGACTACAGAGCGGTGTGGGACACGCACCTCCCTGGGACCTGCCTGGAAAGATGACACGGTGCAGCGCGATGGGTGTAAGGGCTTTACTGTGGGCCGGCTGAGGCCGTGAGGACGGTGATGTAAAGCCATACCCTCCCAGGAGGCAGCTCTCCCACCCTCCAGGACACAGCACATCTactcccagcagccagggctttcTGCTGAGGGTTTCATCCTGTCCCAGGCAGGTAGGATACTGCTGCCCACTCTTAGGTGTTGACTGTAACCTGTGGCACAGTAATGGAGGGGGCAAAAAGAACCCCCTCTCCTCATTAGCCACGCCAGCATGGCTGCGGCCACTGGGCTGCAGGTGAGGGAGAGTACCGATAGGCACACAGACCCCCCTGGTCCGCAGTGCGCAGGGAGCCTCTGCTCAAGGCAGGAGCTGCTCCGGGCACCCCCGTAGCAGAGGCTACGTAGCACCAAGCGACGGTGGGAGGCAGCTAGGAGACATCTCTGCTTCCCGGTCAGCCCTTGGCACCACGCCCAGCCCCGCGAGGAGAGGCAGCCAGTCTAACGGCCTCATCCTGCCGCACTGGGGACCGGCTCCTCGCCCCTCTGCCCCCTGCACGCATCCTGAGCATGGCGCCCCTCACGCTGCTCCCTAGAGGTCTGGGTGCTCTCCGTTGTCAGGCTCGGAGGGGGTCTCGCTCTCGGCCGCGCGAGCTTTGGGCAGCGGCAGGGTGGGCAGAGGCTTGGCAGGGGCGAACTGGAACTGCTCAGGCACGGGGGCGTCGGGCGCCTCCTTGCGGTAGAAGCCCAGCTCCTGCACCAGCCGGTTGATCTCCTCCCGCGTCATGTCGCTCAGGGGGATTCTCTGCGCAGAGACAGAGATTGCGGCACCCGTCCCCAGCGCGCCCAGCCCGGGCGGGCGCAGGGAGGCGCGGGCTCCGGCGGCCGAGGGCTCCTGCCACCCTGTCCGCAGGCCGGatgccagcagctcctgcccggCCGGGTCCCACCCGCGACGCGCCTTCCGTCCGGCGGCAGGGCCCAGCGCCCCGTCACCCCTCACCTCCAGCTCCGCGTATCTGTAGCTGAGCAGCACGAGCTCGGGGTCGGCGCCGGGCAGGTGCTTCATCTCCAGGTTGTGGCTGGGAGGTGGGTTAAGGAGCGAGCAGAGCTGGGGAACCCACCGCAGCCGCCCCACCCCGGCCCGAGGCGCCCTCCCACGCCACCCCCCCACGCTGGGATGGAGGATACTACAGCGGGATGTCCTCGGTGACGAAGGCCTTCACCTGCGGGAACACGGCGGGGAGCACATCAGCGGTgggggggccgggccctgccgcagcccccacgccacccccgggcaccccccggcccccccctcgggccccccggacacccccCCCAGATCCCCAGACACCCCCCGTTGGGCCCCCACCCCGGACACCCCAGTCCCCCCTCCCTCaggccccccaaacccccccgcaccccccggcccctcccTCCCTCAGGCCCCCGGACCCCTCCCCTCGGGCGGCCCGGCCACTCAGCACCTCCCCCGGGCCCCCCAgtcccccgggcccccccgcacccccggcaCGCACCTCCCGCAGGCGGTTCAGCCGTCATCCCCCGCAGGTCTGTGGGCAGAGCAGAGCGGAGCCGTCACCTCACCGCGCCTCACTGCGCCGCCACCCCGCGCCCgccacgcgccgccgccgcgctcacctCCACCTTGCCCCGGGCCAGGCCCCGCAGCTTCGCCCAGTCGAGCTGGAAGGGCGGAGAGCCGCCatccccctccgccgccgccgctacggccgccgccagcagcagcagcagcagcagcagcgccgccgcccgccgcatctcgccgccgccgccacgtCACGTCAcggcgcagcgcggggctcgCGCGCACCGCTCTGTGCGCACGCGCATCAGGGGCTGCGCgcgcacacatgcacgcacgcacgcacgcgcacgcacgtgcacacacagagcCGCACAGGCACGCGCATGCGCACACGGACATGCTCacgtgcacgtgcacacacatgcacacgcacccACGTGGACCCACAGACGTGCACACGCACAGGCGCACGTGCACACGCAggcgcgcacacacatgcacacataaacacacacgcttgcacatgcacacacgtgcagGCAGGGATGCACGCGcgtgcacgcacatgcacacctTACATACGCAGGTGCACGCACACACCTGCACGCACAGGCACATGCACAAGTGCTCACAGAAGCACACACTCCCACACATGCACGAAAACATACCCACGTGCACCTCGCACACACACGTACGTGCGCACGCACACACGAGTGCATGCTGAtacacacatgcacgtgcacacagaCGCGCGCGCACACAGGGACACACAAACGTGCACACACAAGCACATAAACACGTACACAGATGCACAGGCACATGCTACATGCACACAAAGGCACACAgatgtgtgcacacacgtgtacacatgtgcatgtgtgaccatgcacaagcacacacacatgcacatgcacaccaGCACTCACGCACACACATCTGCAGACATACCtgcatacacgcacacacacgtttATGTGCACATGCTGCACATACATGGGAACATGCATACACACGCAtgcgcatgtgcacacacacgcatgcacatgcacGTGCTCACACCCACGCAGATATACACAGACATGCAGGCAtaacacacgtgcatgcacatgcacacgcacagtgGCATGCGtttgcacatgcacatgcacacagttgcacacacatgcagatatgcatgtgcacacacacacaagtgggcacacaagcatgcacacacacacacacatgcacgtgtgcacacatgcacagattcacctgcacacacacacacatgcacacccgtGGGCACACACAGGCACTGCACACCCACCCCAAAATGTGTGCACACCCACGCATGCACATGCACGCATGCACAtgctcacacacatgcacacagacacgtgcacatgcacacacccgCACTAAAGATTACAACTGaacgcacacacacatacctgcAGCGACATACAGCCGCGCATACGCACACACAGACTGTACACACAGCAAACCGCACACACAACAGCACATGCACAAGACTGCACACGCTCCTGTGCGCACACACAGCAGTACACACCACACacgcttgcacacacacacagttgcaTGCACACAGCTGCATGCAAACACGTAACTGCACAGGTACCCACACAGGCTGCACACAAATGTACCTGCACGCACTCACACACCCCTGCACACGCACAGCTGGCCACGTGCACACATGCGTGCCCCAGCAGGCACACACAGCCACAgctacacacacacccctgcagtCCCGCACGCCTGCCCGCACGCAGCTGCTTGCACACGTACCTTCAGGCACACACAAGCATGCTGCTGCACGTGCACACAGCGTGTCTCGTACAACTACACATCGTGTGCAcggtgcgcacacacacacgcaactGCACACACAACACTGCATGCACAGACCTGCACACACGCCCAAGCGGGAACACAATGACACGTATGGCACTCTCCCACAGCCACCCGCACTCAGATGCCTGCCTGCACTTGTACGCCTGCACGCTGTGACACAGCCGCATGCGCTCGGATGCCTGCCTGCACTCACA
This is a stretch of genomic DNA from Dromaius novaehollandiae isolate bDroNov1 chromosome 17, bDroNov1.hap1, whole genome shotgun sequence. It encodes these proteins:
- the SELENOM gene encoding selenoprotein M isoform X2, yielding MRRAAALLLLLLLLAAAVAAAAEGDGGSPPFQLDWAKLRGLARGKVEVKAFVTEDIPLYHNLEMKHLPGADPELVLLSYRYAELERIPLSDMTREEINRLVQELGFYRKEAPDAPVPEQFQFAPAKPLPTLPLPKARAAESETPSEPDNGEHPDL
- the SELENOM gene encoding selenoprotein M isoform X1 yields the protein MRRAAALLLLLLLLAAAVAAAAEGDGGSPPFQLDWAKLRGLARGKVETCGGURLNRLREVKAFVTEDIPLYHNLEMKHLPGADPELVLLSYRYAELERIPLSDMTREEINRLVQELGFYRKEAPDAPVPEQFQFAPAKPLPTLPLPKARAAESETPSEPDNGEHPDL